TGACTGCAATGTAAAAAGTGATAGAAGTGTGGATGAAGCCTTTGGAGACAAAGACTTGGTGTAATCACGCCAACTCCTGAGCCCTCTCTTAAAGAATGCCTCCTGTAATTATGGTCATGTCCGAGCTGCCCAGATGCCAGCAAGAAGCCCACACAATCGTATTGTCAGCATTGTCTTTAAAGTCCTGGCTCATGCCACAAGATGTATGAGCAAAATGACAGGCAGGCTTCGTCTGGGCTCTGCTTCTGGATCGGTGAGGGCTCCTCATGGGCTGCAGCTAGCATGTGAATAGAGAATCTCAGAGATTGTTCTCAGGCTGAAAATGCTAAAATTTGGTTCGTTTGTTTGTAGGTCTGTTTGCCAAAAGAACAAACCAGAAGATTCAAGTCAGGAATGTCAGtaaatatttcacagaaatgAGTATTTGTTTATCCCCTGCCTTGTGATTATTTGAAGTGAGAATCATATGTTTTTGGGTTCAGAAGCCACTTTTctaaaaagacattattttagagagaaagattgagagtGCGTCcaaaggggaagggacagagggagaggagagagagaatctcaggcagatttcAGAATGAGCCGGTGAGCCAGAGGCCcaaaggggcggaggggagggctcgatcatgagatcatgacctgagccgaaatcaagagtctgacgctcaacccgctgagccacccaggcgcccctcagaaGCCACTTTAAAGTTTGGATGGTCCAACCACCCGTCTGACGCTTGAACGTTTTTTCTCTTCCAAAGGAAGTTATGAAAGCCATGACATTTCTGAACTGGAAGGAGGCTCTGAAGATCACTGTTCTCAATCCTTTACTCACACGCTGTCAGGGCAAGGTCTGCGGTGAGCAGCAGTGTAAGTGTTATTACAGATGGCTGTTAACATCACTGCGTCTGATTACGCTCTAAATTCTGGCCCCTTTGGTCCCTTACTATTACTGCCTTCCATGGAATTGTAATCAGCCTAGCACAGATCTGTCTTGGATTCCGTCCTAGAAAGCTGGTTTATGAAGAAGCCAAAGGACTTAAATAGAAAATGGTTTCACCATTAAAGTAGTTATGGAGAACAGCAAGACAGTGAAGCCCCAGTTAGTAAGGAGGGCTGGGGAGTGTCAGATGAGGGACAAAGGAGATTAGACTAAGACACTATCtacaagaaatgtttttaaaacgaCAACAATGGAAGCTACTGGAAAAgaccatttgctttttttttttttttttttggttgagttACCCACGTTGGCTAGATATAATCTCAAATCTTACAACTCAAATAAAAGGTTATGTTTTCAGACTTTTGTATTGCCACGGTCTTCCTACTTTCCCATGTGACATACCACATAAAGTTGatgatttaaaatttcagtttgaaTCATGGAAAACAAAGTTAACAAATAAAATGACCATTTTGCCTAAAGAGTTCCTGTCATTTCAGCAGAAGTAACGTAGGAAATgcaaaggaggggatccctgggtggcgcagcggtttagcgcctgcctttggcccagggcgcgatcctggagacccgggatcgaatcccacatcgggctcccggtgcatggagcctgcttctccctctgcctgtgtctctctgcctctctctctctctctctctctctgtgactatcataaataaataaaaattaaaaaaaaaaaggaaatgcaaaggaaCATAAAATAACCCAAACGGATATTTTAAAaggacacatttttaaattaaatctattttcaaatgataataGAATTCGGTTtacttaaaagattaaaaatagctGACCCCCTACAGAATGTGCGGACTGCTCTTTCCAGTAAGACAGAAGGGCATTTAAACTATGCCAATGCCTGTACCTCTTTCCCCACAATTCCTTTAAGATGTTAAATATCTGTAGGAGTTTATAAGTAAAAGGAAAACAGGGGGAGGTCTTAATTCCTGGGCCTCAGATAATCCAACCCACGGATCAGTCACCCACTCTTCCGATAGCACTGAGATCCCAAGAAGAGAACAAGTCAGGTGGGCCATCCTGGCTGAGTGGCCCGTCTGCCTAAGACAAGTAGGACCTCGATGGCAACTCTGCTCTGATCCGCACCACTCTTCCCCCCAGGTAACCTATTTTGTATTTGCTTAATTTCCCCAGAAAAGCAAGACATTTTCCAGCTGTCGCCGTGCCATCTGGAACCCACGTAAGTTACCACTTTGTGATCAGCTTTGCGGCTGGCTTTGCCATGTGCCAAGTCCTCCAGTAAATGGTTTCATCAGATGACTTACCGTAGCTGTAGTTTTTGCTCAGATACGTCGCCAGAGTCGGCTTTACCTTTTTGCACTTGCAACGGTCTgaagaagacaaaagagagaCAATAAGTTGGAAAAGTGTTCAGAAACCACACTGGGGAGGCGACAAAGGGGGAACCTCAAGGGAGAAAGAACTCACCGGGGCTTAGGCGTTTACAGTCAACATCAAGGGGCCTTTCCTGTACCATCATGTCTGGCGTGATGTCTATCCACTTAACGTCtgaaacacacagagagccaCGTAGGTGTGGTCAGTGACTTAGCCTGCTCACCCAGCTGGAATAAGGAACCATCTGGAGACAGACACTAACACAGTGTCACAAAAGAATGACACTACATTGTAAAAGTGGCATGTGATTGTCGTCTACTTTTTTCATACAGACATTCCTGGGCTTAGGAAAGAAGATTTTTGAGTGAAATTTTGCCCAACGAGCACAAATTGATACGAATGCACATCCATTTCAATTGGCTGACGCACACTAACTTCCCTtccaaatccattttaaaatgttgctttttCGCAGCTTGACAGTTGACACTAATCAAAACATCCAGAATATTTCCAAATCGCCGCCTCTCTTTTTGCAAGGCAGAAGCAGCCCACTGCTATCTATAACCCCCCAAGAGCATAACCCTCTTTTATATAATCTGAGCAATAAATacgtttttttccccctaaagctTTGAATTAGAGAGGAATTCCGACTTTCCCTTCACCTTacttctcctccttcctgtgtTGGGCAACGCTCTGACCTATAACCTCAGAAACTACACTAAGGCAACACCATAATCTCTCTAAATGTGCAGGATAAAAGCATGCAAAATGTTCTTAGGTTTCGTTTCAAGAAATGGTTTTAAGCTTGCTCCTTCATCCTAGAAAAGCAGCcagatgaccaaaaaaaaaaaaaaaaaaaaaaaaggaagggaagtgaAAGTGGACGTCCAGTTAACTAAGATGCCACAGATTCCCTTTCCCAGAACGACTAAATTTACAAAGTGCACTCCTGTGGGGAGTGGTGACTTACGGGTAGGTactgctttttttggggggggtggggggggtgggggcaagagtTTCCAGGGGCTCACACTAAACGGGAGATTCCCGGTGGGATTGTTTTGGGGATCAAAGTGCGCAGCgctcaggccccacccaggtCGCGCCTGccgctgctgttgctgctgctgctgctcgcgACCCCCGTCCAGGTGCGCGCCCCCGACGGCTCCAGCGGCGCCTCCCGCCCCGCACGCCTGCTCCTCGGGACGCGGGGCTCCCCAGCTCCGGACGTTCCTgcagcctccccctccctccacccgtCCCCAGGCAGGTCCCCGTCCCGCCCTCGGGAGCAGGGTGCGGGCTGCCCGCCCGTCCGGGCTCCCGCGCGGCCTCACCGTCGGGGAGGTCGGTGACGATGGCCTCGGGCGAGATGCACACGCCGCGGTCGTAGACCGGCAGCTCGTCGCAGGCCAGGCTCTCGGGCCAGCTGTGGTTGTACATCTTCATGAGCGGCTCGCAGTCGTCGCGCGCGCGCTGGCACACCGACTTGCACGGCTTGATGGGGTCGTGCAGGAACTCGAGCGTGCAGATGGGCGCGTACATGGCGCAGAGGAAGAAGCGCAGCACCGAGCTGCAGTTCGCGTCCACCAGCTCCTCGTACTGCTCGATGGCCAGGACGGCGTTCTCCTGCGTGCTGTGGTGCAGGTGGTTGGGCATCCGCGTGATGTTCCAGGGCATGTGCCGGCACATGGGGATGCGCACCGCCTCGCAGGGCGCGCCGCGCACGCCGAGCGCCAGGCGCAGCCCGAGGCAGCACAGCGCCGCCAGCACCGCGAGCTGCAtggccccggcccggccgcccgccccgctAGCCGTCCGTCCGTCCTCCCTGCCCCGGGGGCGGCCGTCGCCCGGGGCCGCGGACACGCCGTGCGCCCGCGGGGCCCGGCCGGGCGTCTCGGAGCGCGAGGGCGCGGGCGCTCAGCCTGCGGGGCGCCCAGCCGCCCGGGCAGCTCGGGTCCCCGACGCGGCAGCTCCGGCCCCCGACGCGGCAGCTCCGAGCGCAGCCGGCCTCGGCCATTGCGGGACCCTATTTATCCCGACGCGTCCCCTGACGTGGGCCCCGGAGgctcccgcggcggcggcggcgggcgcgcccctccccctccccctcccccccgcgcccctcccccgcccgcgccgcgcccgccccgAGCGCTGACATCATCCCCTCCGGGCCGCGGCCCAGGGCTGCGAGCCTGCGTTTCCCCAAAGTCCCTCCTTTTTAGTCGGGCCAGTCCTTGTCCTTCGCACCAGGAGAAAGAGTCCCTGGCAGTCGTTTTGGACACCGGATCCAAGCGGGTGCAAGGAGAGGATCTCAGGACGGGGCAGGCGCTGTTTGGGTCAAAGCTGAGCTCTGCGGCCCCTGCCCTAGAGGTGCCCGGGGCGCAGGGTTGCAGCGGGTGCGACCTTCCGCGGCCCCTCCTCCCGGGGCTCGCTCGCCTGCAGCTCGCCCgtcgcggggggtgggggggacccggAGGGACACGTCGTCTCCACTCACACACCCCCTCCTCGGTTGTGCGCACTTGGGTTTTGTTCCAAGCCGTGAGCTTGGGCTCAGGTTTTTCCAGAAAGGCATTTGGTCTGTACGTGCTCCGGGAGCCCAGCAGCCCCAAGGTGCAATAATAGCATCTTCTGGTTTAGGAATGTTTTCCGTCCGCCGAcattccccttccttcttctcaCCCTCTGTTCCTCAATCCACCGTGAACGGAAACCCAGGAGAAAACAGGACCGGACACCAAAGCCTGAAAgatccccccctccccgccccccacttcATTGCCAAGCGATTTCCAGCCCAGCGAGGCTAAAAATCTTGAGGTTTTGATGTGCTTGAAACTACTTACATTGAGTAAGAAGCCGCGTACCCTGGAAAGCATGGTacgttttgtttcttcttccagcttatttttatgttttgttttttttctttttcgtttatTTTTATTAGGAAGAGGTAGTAAAACCAACTGCTGGCTCAGGTCTCACAGAAAAGGGAGACTGTTGTTGCAAATGTACATCAATCTTCTGGCAGTAAGGTTTCTGGTATATGATATTCTCTTAGGGCA
This is a stretch of genomic DNA from Canis aureus isolate CA01 chromosome 21, VMU_Caureus_v.1.0, whole genome shotgun sequence. It encodes these proteins:
- the SFRP4 gene encoding secreted frizzled-related protein 4, which encodes MQLAVLAALCCLGLRLALGVRGAPCEAVRIPMCRHMPWNITRMPNHLHHSTQENAVLAIEQYEELVDANCSSVLRFFLCAMYAPICTLEFLHDPIKPCKSVCQRARDDCEPLMKMYNHSWPESLACDELPVYDRGVCISPEAIVTDLPDDVKWIDITPDMMVQERPLDVDCKRLSPDRCKCKKVKPTLATYLSKNYSYVIHAKIKAVQRSGCNEVTTVVDVKEIFKSLSPIPRTQVPLITNSSCQCPHILPHQDVLIMCYEWRSRMMLLENCLVEKWRDQLSKRSIQWEERLREQRRTVQDKKRTAGRTSRSNTPKPKGKPPAPKPASPKKTIKARSAQKRTNPKKV